The following are encoded together in the Marmota flaviventris isolate mMarFla1 chromosome 18, mMarFla1.hap1, whole genome shotgun sequence genome:
- the Cblc gene encoding E3 ubiquitin-protein ligase CBL-C — protein sequence MAASAVPRGWHWGEPRALGRAVRLLQRLEEQCGDPRLALGPPSLRDLLPRTAQLLREVASARRAAGGDGPEGPGGAGDFLIFYLANLESKSRQVAELLPPRGKRGANDELFREGSRLRRQLAKLALIFSHMHAELSALFPGGKYCGHVYQPTKAQAHTFWRERCGARCVLPWAEFQSLLCSCHPVEPGPMAQALRSTMDLTCSGHVSVFEFDIFTRLFQPWPTLLKNWQLLAVNHPGYMAFLTYDEVQARLQACRDKPGSYIFRPSCTRLGQWAIGYVSSDGSILQTIPSNRPLFQVLLEGQKGGIYLYPDGKKHNPDLTELCRAEPHQRIHVSEEQLQLYWAMNSTFELCKICAERDKDVRIEPCGHLLCSHCLAAWQHAESQTCPFCRREIKGREAVSIYQFQGRPAAEATIENPEDSSDQEDGELEQVAPSAPPLPPRLDLSSGRPRSEGQLKVKFLKGTSPMASLIPRDPAPSRQANPAPTLRAGPVPGPGLSSGHCPPCSSESSGGERPGAQGGHGWGGGPQGCRSAQGRLTQPGKARKASRRRL from the exons ATGGCTGCCTCGGCGGTCCCGCGCGGGTGGCACTGGGGGGAGCCACGAGCGCTTGGCCGGGCGGTGAGGCTGCTGCAGCGCCTGGAAGAGCAATGCGGGGACCCCCGGCTGGCCCTGGGGCCCCCCTCGCTGCGGGACCTGCTGCCCCGCACCGCACAGCTCCTGCGGGAGGTGGCCAGCGCCCGGCGGGCGGCCGGTGGGGACGGCCCAGAGGGTCCCGGTGGCGCCGGGGACTTCCTCATCTTCTACTTGGCCAACCTGGAATCCAAGAGCAGACAGGTGGCAGAGCTGCTGCCGCCCCGGGGCAAGAGGGGTGCCAACGACGAGCTCTTCCGGGAGGGCTCCAGACTCAG GCGACAGCTGGCCAAGCTGGCCCTCATCTTCAGCCACATGCATGCAGAGCTGAGCGCGCTGTTCCCTGGGGGGAAGTACTGCGGGCACGTGTACCAGCCCACCAAAGCCCAGGCCCACACCTTCTGGAGGGAGCGCTGCGGGGCCCG GTGTGTGCTGCCCTGGGCAGAGTTCCAGTCGCTCTTGTGCTCCTGCCACCCTGTGGAACCAGGCCCCATGGCCCAGGCCTTGCGCTCCACCATGGACCTCACCTGCAGTGGCCACGTGTCCGTCTTTGAGTTTGACATCTTCACCAGGCTCTTCCAG CCCTGGCCGACCCTGCTTAAGAACTGGCAGCTCCTGGCAGTCAACCACCCGGGCTACATGGCCTTCCTCACCTATGACGAGGTCCAGGCGCGGCTGCAGGCCTGCAGGGACAAGCCAGGCAG CTACATCTTCAGGCCCAGCTGTACTCGCCTGGGGCAGTGGGCCATCGGGTACGTGAGCTCAGATGGCAGCATCCTGCAGACCATCCCTTCCAATAGACCCCTGTTCCAGGTGCTCCTGGAAGGACAAAAAGGTGGCAT cTACCTCTACCCCGATGGGAAGAAGCACAACCCAGACCTGACAGAGCTCTGCCGCGCAGAACCCCACCAGCGCATCCATGTGTCGGAG GAGCAGCTGCAGCTGTACTGGGCCATGAACTCCACCTTCGAGCTCTGCAAGATCTGCGCCGAGAGGGACAAGGACGTGAGGATCGAGCCGTGCGGCCACCTGCTCTGCAGCCACTGCCTGGCTGCGTGGCAG CACGCAGAGAGTCAGACCTGCCCCTTCTGCCGACGGGAGATCAAGGGCCGAGAGGCTGTGAGCATCTATCAGTTCCAAGGGAGGCCAGCAGCAGAGGCCACCATTGAGAACCCAGAGGACAGCAGTGACCAGGAAGACGGGGAGTTGGAGCAG GTGGCCCCCTCTGCTCCCCCACTGCCCCCTCGGCTAGATCTGTCCTCAGGGAGACCCAGAAGTGAAGGCCAGTTGAAGGTG AAATTTCTAAAGGGAA CATCTCCCATGGCCTCACTAATCCCAAGGGACCCAGCTCCCTCCCGTCAGGCTAACCCAGCCCCCACCCTGAGGGCAGgccctgtgccaggccctgggctgagcAGCGGCCACTGCCCGCCCTGCAGCTCAGAGTCCAGTGGGGGAGAGAGACCTGGAGCCCAGGGTGGGCACGGCTGGGGTGGGGGACCCCAGGGCTGCAGGAGCGCACAGGGACGCCTGACCCAGCCTGGAAAAGCCAGGAAGGCTTCCAGGAGGAGACTCTGA